A DNA window from Zonotrichia albicollis isolate bZonAlb1 chromosome 2, bZonAlb1.hap1, whole genome shotgun sequence contains the following coding sequences:
- the NUMA1 gene encoding nuclear mitotic apparatus protein 1 isoform X3 — protein MTSESLRNSSEGSVQEPDRLATMSLHGERVAALLAWVNSTKVCPDPINDLSQLQDCSVFIRIIHKIHGSKEGESVLEQPLPERISFIHGFLQKHCRHKVAAENLVSAQKLLDGEELALAKVAVLLLYHTSMSSKDSGDWNELDYKTQVELASIVKFVLDNEECLNENLEPFLQRKAEAPLSSVSSSSSEEHSPLFSLPYKREVHFLELQRIASFPTTNLPSTPSSPMGDIMQTPQFQLRRLKVQLAFERKKQEELEVEMVENHKLIMEKDAQITKMQQQIDRLVKLNEKQAEDLLEPKEMEELREKNESLVGRLHEAFRQCQDLKTEKAQMDRKINQLSEENGDLSFKLREIASNMVQLQRALNELSEEHNSAMAQSQEKQRQLEKELHAAMQDKKCSEEKIEILQGKISMLEDQLAKLEECSTQEKGEVMGDILKLEELKQEVSSLTAKGLQLEEAKQQLEEAKQQLEKEKQQLDSLVTSLQSSLSESQRAQERLKRDLQARAAEEQAERLAALSAQHEQALRERDSALQQLQQANTSLSSQLQARDEEKAALSRKVGELEAQILELGAQRQQGVAAEALKAQLQELEGRLKESQQRLAEREKLARENSRLQEQLLFLEESLRNTEGILEDEKRRAAECLEGNLARIAELEAERQQLVQGREPALLEQGEELATRQVSQESREQPVGASAAARGEDEECRRLKEEMQKLSQEHSRTCQQLQAEQEKVAVLEAQAERLAGLQADLSSAQSWAKEKEKEEQKLRAEMSSLQEKMAVAEQAAAQRVAKLEADAQRAAEALEGVSQQLSQEKLKSKELEGTMDQLRIAEKELVALRSAVQEKESWKEQVSQCVQEMERKNSLISSLEQEVSILHHQVKEKEGESKELKRLILAESEKSKKLEERLRVLQTEMATAASRAAERCSLMKVEVQRCQDEMEKQRMTIEALKRDRHSQSEREDELRQEAKVCQDKCLQKEQLLAALQQELDSARARHASLESQQRQDLEQRAKAVSTLQGELVQAKLEAAKVPSLREQLAEKERALQEYESSKGAAVEERKKLLEETQRLTSQVDELNKKLTQHEKATWTQQQRVKALEGELQTAVRSHQEKVAELQVQLTQKEQAAEHYKGQMEKAKRDYDAKKQQNQELSEKLKVMENLQKENTELQSKSERLAKELQQSILQAKESEMSCKNLTSQICSLEAQVQELSKFQGKTATVKGHEASFESVADQSTDSLDEAQQLSSSRKATSSQLEVSVMPSDSEESLLSQRLPRTKSSLESLYFTPILSETRSQLQSSANFPADFSLDSGCKTRSARRRTTINITMTDKQGEPEEVVCIKNIPLAPSTKTSSPAKGRLRSGASTRSLTSFPSQETLEKLEASSPEKTPGHSVLLGLPGYRPVTRSSLRLQRTSSSSLGQSTMKLGMCQDEPEQLDDWNRIAELQRRNQARPPHLKTSYPLESMPSTSLGTITDEDVKMGDPEETLQRGSRQSSQPVATSRQRSSQAGSVTTRQRRKRLSEETHQGPDTPPSKKPTSCFPRPQSSQDRSAQSGSQASQDSEQQAPATPAQRRQSMAFSILNTPRELGRRLLRRAIAQRSTPTSSSGTRRSSRIATAKSPKGKAGRQSRKDKQA, from the exons ATGACTTCCGAGAGTCTCCGGAACAGCAGCGAGGG GTCTGTGCAGGAACCTGATAGGCTGGCCACAATGTCGCTTCATGGTGAAAGAGttgctgctctcctggcttGG GTGAACAGCACCAAGGTTTGTCCTGATCCCATCAATGAtctctcccagctccaggaCTGCAGTGTCTTCATCAGAATTATCCACAAAAT CCACGGGAGCAAGGAGGGGGAgtctgtgctggagcagccGCTGCCAGAGAGGATCTCCTTCATCCATGGTTTCCTGCAGA AGCACTGCCGGCACAAAGTGGCTGCAGAAAACCTTGTCTCTGCACAGAAGCTCCTGGAtggagaggagctggccctggcCAAG gtGGCCGTGCTGCTCCTGTATCACACCTCCATGAGTTCCAAGGATTCTGGGGACTGGAATGAACTTGACTACAAGACCCAG GTTGAACTGGCATCAATTGTCAAATTTGTGCTGGATAACGAGGAGTGCCTGAATGAGAATCTGGAGCCATTTCTGCAGAGGAAAG CAGAGGCACCCTTGTCCAGtgtgtccagcagcagctctgaggaacATTCCCCACTGTTCTCTCTCCCTTACAAGAGAGAGGTGCatttcctggagctgcagaggatcgCCTCCTTCCCCACCACCAA CCTCCCCAGCACTCCGTCTTCGCCCATGGGGGACATCATGCAGACCCCCCAGTTCCAGCTGCGGAGGCTCAAGGTGCAGCTGGCTTTTgagagaaagaaacaggaaGAGCTGGAGGTGGAGATGGTGGAGAATCACAAGCTCATCATGGAGAAGG ATGCTCAGATCACCAAGATGCAGCAGCAGATTGATCGCTTGGTAAAGCTCAATGAGAAACAAGCTGAAGACCTGCTGGAGCCCAAAGAAATGGAGGAGCTGAGGGAGAAGAATGAGAG CCTGGTGGGGCGCCTGCACGAGGCTttcaggcagtgccaggacCTGAAGACTGAAAAAGCCCAGATGGACCGAAAAATCAACCAGCTCTCCGAGGAGAATGGGGATCTTTCCTTCAAG CTGCGGGAGATCGCCAGCAATATGGTCCAGCTGCAACGAGCCCTGAATGAGCTCTCAGAGGAGCACAACAGTGCCATGGCACAGTCGCAGGAAAAGCAGcggcagctggagaaggagctgcatgCAGCCATGCAGGACAAG AAATGCTCAGAAGAGAAAATTGAGATTCTACAGGGAAAGATTTCAATGCTGGAGGACCAGCTGGCCAAGCTGGAGGAATGCAGCACCCAGGAGAAGGGAGAAGTCATGGGAGACATTTTGAAG ctggaggagctgaagcaggaggTGTCCAGCCTCACGGCCAAAGGACTACAGCTGGAGGAGGcgaagcagcagctggaggaggcgaagcagcagctggagaaggagaagcagcagctggacagCCTTGTCACCAGCCTCCAGAGCTCCCTCTCTGAGAGCCAGCGGgcccaggagaggctgaagcGGGACCTGCAGGCACGGGCTGCTGAGGAGCAGGCTGAGCGGCTGGCTGCCCTGAGCGCCCAGCATGAGCAGGCCCTGCGGGAAAGGGACTCTGccttgcagcagctccagcaggccAACACATCCctcagcagccagctgcaggcCAGGGATGAGGAGAAGGCTGCGCTGAGCCGCAAGGTGGGCGAACTGGAAGCCCAGATCCTGGAGCTTGGTGCCCAACGGCAGCAGGGAGTGGCAGCAGAGGCACTGAaagcccagctgcaggagctggagggcaGGCTGAAGGAGAGCCAGCAGAGGCTGGCTGAGAGGGAGAAGCTGGCCCGGGAGAACAgccgcctgcaggagcagctgctcttcctggagGAATCCCTGCGCAACACTGAGGGAATATTGGAGGACGAGAAGAGACGGGCAGCTGAGTGCCTGGAAGGCAACCTGGCCAGGATTGCTGAGCTGGAGGCAGAGAGACAGCAGCTGGTTCAGGGCcgggagccagccctgctggagcagggtgaGGAGCTGGCCACACGCCAGGTGTCACAGGAGAGCCGGGAGCAGCCCGTGGGAGCCTCTGCTGCCGCCCGAGGGGAGGACGAAGAGTGCAGGCGGCTGAAGGAGGAAATGCAGAAGCTGAGCCAGGAGCACAGCCGGACCTGTCAGCagctgcaggctgagcaggagaaggtggctgtgctggaggccCAGGCAGAGCGGCTGGCTGGACTCCAGGCTGACTTGTCCAGCGCTCAGTCATGggcaaaggagaaggagaaagaggagcagAAGCTGAGGGCCGAGATGTCATCCCTTCAGGAGAAGATGGCTGTGGCAGAGCAAGCAGCAGCCCAGCGTGTGGCCAAGCTGGAGGCGGATGCCCAGAGAGCTGCTGAGGCACTGGAGGGAGTCTCCCAGCAGCTGTCCCAGGAGAAGCTCAAGTCCAAGGAGTTGGAAGGCACCATGGATCAGCTGCGGATTGCAGAGAAGGAGCTGGTGGCCCTCCGCTCTGCCGTGCAAGAGAAGGAGAGCTGGAAGGAACAAGTGTCCCAGTGTGTCCAGGAGATGGAGAGGAAGAACAGCCTGATCAGCAGCCTGGAGCAAGAGGTCTCCATCCTCCATCACCAGGTGAAAGAGAAGGAAGGGGAGAGCAAGGAGCTGAAACGCCTGATCCTGGCTGAGTCGGAGAAGAGCAAGAAGCTGGAGGAGAGGCTGCGAGTGCTGCAGACAGAGATGGCCACCGCAGCCTCCCGGGCAGCCGAGAGGTGCTCCCTGATGAAGGTGGAGGTGCAGCGGTGCCAGGACGAGATGGAGAAGCAGCGGATGACCATTGAGGCGCTGAAGAGGGACCGCCACAGCCAGAGCGAGCGGGAGGATGAGCTGCGGCAGGAGGCAAAGGTCTGCCAGGACAAGTGCCtgcagaaggagcagctcctggctgctctgcagcaggagctcgACAGCGCTCGGGCCAGGCATGCCTCCCTAGAAAGCCAGCAGCGCCAGGACCTGGAGCAGAGAGCAAAAGCTGTGTCCACGCTGCAAGGCGAGCTAGTGCAGGCCAAGCTGGAGGCGGCCAAGGTGCCATCGCTGCgggagcagctggcagagaaGGAGCGGGCTCTGCAGGAGTATGAGAGCAGCAAGGGGGCAGCTgtggaagagaggaagaaactCCTGGAGGAGACGCAGAGACTGACAAGTCAG GTGGACGAACTGAATAAAAAGCTGACTCAGCATGAGAAGGCCACCTGGACCCAGCAGCAGAGAGTTAAG gcactggaaggggagctgcagacagcagtCAGAAGCCATCAGGAGAaggtggcagagctgcaggtgcagctcaCCCAGAAGGAGCAGGCAGCTGAGCACTACAAAGGGCAG ATGGAGAAGGCAAAAAGAGATTATGATGCCAAGAAGCAGCAGAACCAGGAGCTATCAGAGAAGCTGAAGGTCATGGAGAACCTGCAGAAAGAGAACACAGAGCTTCAGAGCAAATCAGAGAGGCTGGCCAAGGAGCTACAGCAGAGCATCCTGCAGGCCAAGGAGTCTGAGATGAGCTGCAAGAATCTTACCAGCCAGATCTGCAGCCTGGAAGCTCAG GTGCAGGAACTCAGCAAGTTCCAGGGGAAGACTGCCACAGTAAAGGGACATGAGGCTTCCTTTGAGAGTGTGGCTGACCAGAGCACTGATAGCCTCGATGaggcacagcagctcagctcctccag GAAGGCTACCAGCTCTCAGCTGGAAGTCTCAGTGATGCCGTCAGACAGTGAAGAGTCACTGCTGTCTCAGCGGCTGCCCCGGACCAAGTCATCCCTGGAGAGTCTCTACTTTACTCCCATCCTCTCTGAGACGCGGTCACAGCTCCAGAGCAGTGCCAACTTCCCGGCAGACTTCTCGCTGGACTCTGGCTGCAAGACCCGCTCTGCCCGGCGCCGCACCACCATCAACATCACCATGACAGAT AaacagggagagcctgaggaaGTGGTCTGCATCAAGAACATCCCATTGGCTCCATCCACAAAAACATCTTCTCCTGCTAAGGGCCGTCTGCGCTCAGGTGCCTCCACCCGCTCCCTCACCAGCTTCCCCTCCCAGGAAACCCTTGAAAAGCTGGAAGCTTCCTCCCCAGAGAAGACCCCTGGCCATTCAGTACTGCTGGGCCTCCCTGGCTACCGACCAGTCACCCGTAGCTCCCTGCGCTTGCAGCggaccagcagctccagcctcg GCCAGAGCACCATGAAGCTGGGCATGTGCCAGGATGAGCCGGAGCAGCTGGATGACTGGAACCGCATTGCAGAGCTGCAGCGGCGGAACCAGGCCCGCCCCCCCCACCTGAAAACCAGCTACCCCCTAGAGAGCATG ccctccaCCTCCTTGGGAACCATCACGGATGAGGATGTGAAGATGGGGGACCCAGAAGAGACGCTGCAGCGTGGCAGCAGGCAGTCCTCCCAGCCCGTGGCCACCAGCAGGCAGCGCAGCAGCCAGGCCGGCAGCGTCACCACCCGGCAGCGGAGGAAGCGCCTCTCGGAGGAGACCCACCAGGGCCCCGACACCCCCCCG TCCAAGAAGCCAACCAGCTGCTTCCCACGGCCCCAGAGCTCACAGGACCGCAGTGCACAGAGTGGCTCCCAGGCCAGTCAAGACAGCGAGCAGCAAGCCCCAGCCACACCA GCTCAGAGGCGCCAGTCGATGGCGTTCAGCATCCTCAACACccccagggagctggggaggcgCCTGCTGCGCCGGGCAATCGCCCAGAGGAGCACTCCCACATCCTCCAGCGGCACCCGCCGCTCGTCCCGCATCGCCACCGCCAAGTCCCCAAAGGGCAAG GCCGGTCGCCAGTCACGCAAGGACAAGCAAGCCTGA